The Acidobacteriota bacterium genome includes a region encoding these proteins:
- a CDS encoding beta-lactamase family protein, with protein MKRLLFALLLGVLLSANPIHQSVVGKGKSDPPTAAPEAVGLSTPRLAYIRTAMNQHIADKKMAGAMGLIARHGKIAYQETYGMADAEGGKPMQFDTIHRIYSMSKPITSVAVMMLYEEGKFQLNDPVAKYLPEFAKLQVAVEEKDPQTGKPMMKTVPAKRPITVRDLLRHTAGLTYGVFGDTLVDQEYRKAGILSNVNLADFVTKLAAIPLQYEPGTRWHYSVSVDVLGRLVEVLSGKSFDQFLQERIFVPLEMNDTGFTVPANKVNRLAKLYTPTKEGPIKASPICNTREECLQKFPDAVPSFTQQMGMLSGGGGLVSTAYDYLRFCQMLLNQGQYEGKRLLSRKTVQLMSSDNLGTIPGMGPGTGFGLGFAVSKAPGEAGMLGTPGEYNWGGAAGTKFWIDPQEELIGIFMIQIMPNTVDYGSEFRVLAYQAIAD; from the coding sequence ATGAAGCGTCTCTTGTTTGCACTCTTGCTTGGCGTGCTGTTGTCTGCCAATCCAATTCACCAGTCAGTCGTTGGCAAAGGCAAAAGCGATCCGCCCACGGCTGCGCCCGAAGCGGTGGGCTTGTCTACGCCGCGTCTGGCCTACATCCGCACAGCGATGAATCAACATATCGCCGACAAAAAGATGGCGGGGGCAATGGGCCTGATCGCGCGACACGGCAAGATCGCCTATCAGGAAACATACGGGATGGCTGATGCCGAGGGCGGCAAGCCGATGCAGTTCGACACGATTCATCGCATCTATTCGATGAGCAAGCCGATCACCAGCGTCGCGGTGATGATGCTTTACGAAGAAGGGAAGTTTCAGCTCAACGATCCGGTCGCCAAATACCTGCCCGAATTCGCCAAGCTGCAAGTCGCGGTCGAAGAGAAAGACCCGCAGACCGGCAAGCCGATGATGAAGACCGTGCCCGCCAAACGCCCGATTACCGTGCGCGATTTGTTGCGGCATACGGCGGGGCTGACTTACGGCGTGTTTGGCGACACGCTGGTGGATCAGGAATATCGCAAGGCCGGGATACTGTCGAACGTGAACCTGGCCGACTTCGTCACGAAGCTCGCAGCCATCCCGCTGCAATACGAACCGGGCACGCGCTGGCATTACAGCGTCTCGGTGGACGTGCTGGGCCGCCTGGTCGAAGTCCTGTCGGGCAAATCCTTCGATCAGTTTTTGCAGGAGCGCATCTTTGTGCCGTTGGAGATGAATGACACGGGTTTTACCGTGCCCGCCAACAAGGTGAATCGTCTTGCCAAGCTTTACACCCCGACCAAAGAAGGCCCGATCAAGGCCTCGCCGATTTGCAACACGCGCGAGGAATGCTTGCAGAAGTTCCCGGACGCCGTGCCTTCGTTCACGCAACAGATGGGCATGCTGTCGGGCGGCGGCGGGCTGGTTTCGACGGCTTATGACTATTTGCGCTTTTGCCAGATGCTCTTGAATCAGGGGCAATACGAAGGCAAACGCTTGCTCAGCCGCAAGACCGTGCAACTGATGAGCAGCGACAACCTGGGCACGATTCCGGGCATGGGGCCGGGTACTGGTTTTGGTCTTGGTTTTGCAGTCAGCAAAGCGCCGGGCGAAGCGGGGATGCTGGGGACGCCGGGCGAATACAATTGGGGCGGCGCGGCCGGTACGAAATTCTGGATTGATCCGCAGGAAGAATTGATCGGCATCTTTATGATTCAGATTATGCCGAACACGGTGGATTACGGTTCGGAGTTTCGCGTGCTGGCGTATCAGGCGATTGCCGATTAA
- a CDS encoding carboxypeptidase regulatory-like domain-containing protein, whose protein sequence is MKKSLAVSFCWLLLLTVCGLAQEFRATVNGRVTDPNGAAVPGATILLRNTGTNEAATVTTNSEGAYNVPFLKPGTYAMTAEAKGFKKYQRDNQLLQVSQTATIDITLEVGAASETVTITAEAALLEETKADRGNVIENRRITELPLNARNPFMLATLTPGVTFNGPAIYQRPFDNGAIADWSVNGGQNRNNEFLLDGAPNNSIQGGNNLAYVPPVDAVGEFKIVTNSFDAQYGRTSGGIVNVQIKSGGNQFHGSLYEFYRRNWLDANNMLANTRGIPKGKTLDPNSGKFVAAEHLLDQYGGVINGPVRLPKSIFRKAGYDGRDKTFFLFNYEGYREQTPNQAVRTVPPEAFLKGDFSNYKNANGQLITIYDPLTGRAEGSNWVRDPFPNNIIPANRINPIAAKVAAFFPKPNAVTPGSDPFRNNFADIPNIANDKFKNWIFKIDQNIGEKDKVFFRYGYNNRAEIRWTNGITTGPAQDGQLPLNRINYTGVADWVHTFSPNLILNLRSSANRYIEAARFEGGLGYDVTQLGFPSALSAQLPVKMFPRFNFSDFISYGRGSFSREPTNVFSFQPNASLSKAAHTIRFGLDLRYSQYARLVSGNGGMQISFDRTFTQKDFSRADVLSGSSIASLLLGAPASGNVDANAFPIYMFKYYALWVQDDWKLTRKLTINLGLRWDLNGPPVERYNRANYGFDPLAVNPVSARIDKTKLLNGATQVFGGLGFAGVNGNSTSPYKYDKNNIQPRIGVAYSLNAKTVLRGGFGRYYLNPTGAPGFPLNGFSLTTSLVGSLDGNRTPTYALNNPFPTVNRPAGAGRGLETLLGNGLQYSNPNFTVPYVHNFSFAIQRQMPWHSVLEVSYVGSRTYQGQSRYNGINEVTQAFRDKCDPNKGGDPAFCNALLPNPFQGVAGFEGTSLFTSTTLTRYQLTRPFPQFNSTITELERNEGKVWYNSLQMLFNKRLSQGLTLSSTYTLSKQLEQALEFPGSQDSTAAYIDDVAKIKNRSLSFSDRPHRFTISGVWEVPVGKGKKFLSGSGRILDGVLGGWEAAGAYIFNSGRPWQLPGNVDFIGNQNDARLSDRLRVLNGTQFIQGVKPCVGQAVKNSDGSYKRDASGQLTYSLVAYSVAYGCTAPNFVIREPFTTRTTAIRDPRIRRPAFEQFDLNLAKTFRITEKMRFQFRAEAFNIFNTPMYDERTYTTDPNSTEFGSINKATNGQSNFPRFWQLGFKFLF, encoded by the coding sequence ATGAAGAAGTCCCTGGCAGTTTCTTTCTGCTGGTTGCTGCTGTTGACGGTTTGCGGTTTGGCGCAAGAGTTCCGTGCGACCGTCAATGGCCGTGTGACCGATCCGAATGGCGCGGCTGTGCCCGGTGCGACGATCCTTTTGCGCAACACCGGCACCAATGAGGCGGCCACCGTCACCACCAATTCCGAAGGCGCTTACAACGTGCCTTTCTTGAAACCCGGCACCTACGCAATGACGGCGGAAGCCAAGGGATTCAAGAAATACCAGCGCGACAATCAACTCTTGCAGGTCAGCCAGACCGCCACGATTGACATCACGCTCGAAGTCGGCGCGGCCAGCGAAACCGTGACGATTACGGCAGAGGCTGCCTTACTCGAAGAAACCAAAGCCGACCGCGGCAACGTCATCGAGAACCGCCGCATTACCGAATTGCCGCTCAACGCGCGCAATCCATTTATGCTGGCGACGCTCACGCCTGGGGTTACTTTTAACGGCCCGGCGATTTATCAGCGCCCCTTTGACAACGGCGCGATTGCCGATTGGTCGGTCAACGGCGGCCAGAACCGCAACAACGAATTCCTGCTGGATGGTGCGCCTAACAATTCGATTCAGGGCGGCAACAATCTGGCTTATGTGCCGCCGGTGGACGCGGTCGGCGAATTCAAGATCGTCACCAATTCGTTCGACGCGCAATACGGCCGCACGTCAGGCGGCATCGTCAACGTGCAGATCAAATCGGGCGGCAATCAGTTTCATGGCTCGCTCTATGAGTTCTATCGCCGCAACTGGCTCGACGCAAACAATATGCTGGCGAATACACGGGGCATTCCGAAAGGCAAGACACTTGATCCCAATTCCGGCAAGTTCGTCGCGGCGGAGCACCTGTTGGATCAATACGGCGGCGTGATTAACGGCCCGGTGCGCTTGCCCAAGTCCATCTTCCGCAAAGCCGGTTATGATGGCCGCGACAAGACGTTTTTCCTGTTCAACTACGAAGGTTACCGCGAACAGACGCCCAACCAGGCCGTGCGCACGGTGCCGCCCGAAGCATTTCTCAAAGGCGATTTCAGCAATTACAAAAATGCCAACGGCCAATTGATTACCATCTATGATCCGTTGACCGGACGCGCGGAAGGCAGCAACTGGGTGCGCGACCCGTTCCCCAACAACATCATCCCGGCCAATCGCATCAACCCAATTGCCGCGAAGGTCGCCGCCTTCTTCCCCAAACCGAACGCGGTGACGCCGGGCAGCGATCCGTTCCGCAACAACTTCGCTGACATCCCGAACATCGCCAACGACAAATTCAAAAACTGGATTTTCAAAATTGACCAGAACATCGGCGAGAAAGACAAAGTGTTTTTCCGCTACGGCTACAACAACCGCGCCGAGATTCGCTGGACGAACGGCATTACGACCGGCCCGGCGCAAGACGGCCAGTTGCCACTCAACCGCATCAACTACACGGGCGTGGCCGACTGGGTGCACACGTTTAGCCCGAACCTGATTTTGAATCTGCGTTCATCGGCGAACCGTTACATCGAAGCGGCGCGTTTCGAGGGTGGACTCGGTTATGACGTGACGCAACTTGGTTTCCCGTCTGCGCTCAGTGCGCAATTGCCGGTCAAGATGTTCCCGCGCTTCAATTTCTCGGACTTCATCAGCTATGGGCGTGGCTCATTCAGCCGCGAGCCGACCAACGTCTTCAGTTTCCAGCCGAACGCCTCGTTGAGCAAAGCGGCGCATACGATCCGCTTCGGTTTGGATTTGCGCTACTCGCAATACGCGCGCCTGGTCAGCGGCAATGGCGGCATGCAGATCAGCTTTGACCGCACCTTCACCCAGAAGGATTTCTCGCGCGCCGATGTCTTGAGCGGCAGTTCGATTGCTTCGTTGTTGCTGGGTGCGCCGGCGTCGGGCAACGTGGATGCGAACGCCTTCCCGATTTACATGTTCAAGTACTACGCGCTTTGGGTGCAGGACGATTGGAAGCTGACGCGCAAGCTGACGATCAACCTGGGCTTGCGTTGGGATTTGAACGGCCCGCCGGTCGAGCGCTATAACCGCGCGAATTACGGGTTTGATCCGCTGGCGGTCAATCCGGTCAGTGCGCGCATTGACAAGACCAAATTGCTGAACGGCGCGACGCAGGTGTTTGGCGGACTCGGCTTCGCGGGTGTCAATGGCAACTCGACCAGCCCGTACAAGTATGACAAGAACAACATCCAACCGCGCATCGGCGTGGCCTATTCGCTGAATGCCAAGACCGTCTTGCGTGGCGGCTTTGGCCGTTACTACTTGAATCCGACAGGCGCGCCGGGCTTCCCGCTCAATGGCTTTAGCCTGACTACATCACTGGTCGGTTCGCTCGACGGTAATCGCACGCCAACATATGCGCTCAACAACCCGTTCCCGACGGTTAATCGTCCGGCGGGCGCGGGGCGCGGGTTGGAAACGCTGCTCGGCAACGGCCTCCAATACTCGAACCCAAACTTCACTGTGCCTTACGTGCATAACTTCTCGTTCGCCATCCAGCGGCAAATGCCCTGGCACAGCGTGCTGGAAGTCAGCTATGTCGGCAGTCGCACCTATCAAGGGCAATCGCGTTACAACGGCATCAACGAAGTGACGCAAGCCTTCCGCGACAAGTGCGACCCCAATAAGGGCGGCGATCCCGCGTTTTGCAACGCGTTGTTGCCGAATCCGTTCCAAGGTGTCGCCGGATTTGAAGGCACCAGCCTGTTCACGTCAACAACACTGACGCGTTATCAACTGACCCGCCCTTTCCCGCAATTCAACAGCACGATTACCGAGTTGGAACGCAACGAAGGCAAGGTTTGGTATAACTCGCTGCAAATGCTTTTCAACAAACGACTGTCGCAAGGCTTAACCTTGAGTTCGACCTATACGCTGTCGAAGCAATTGGAACAAGCGCTCGAATTCCCCGGTTCGCAAGACAGCACGGCGGCTTACATTGACGACGTGGCGAAGATCAAGAACCGCAGCTTGAGCTTCTCGGATCGCCCCCACCGCTTCACGATTTCGGGCGTGTGGGAAGTGCCGGTCGGCAAGGGCAAGAAGTTCTTGAGCGGCTCGGGCCGTATACTTGATGGCGTGCTCGGCGGCTGGGAAGCGGCTGGCGCATACATCTTCAACTCCGGCCGGCCCTGGCAATTGCCCGGCAACGTGGATTTCATCGGCAATCAAAATGACGCCCGCTTGAGCGACCGCTTGCGCGTACTCAACGGCACGCAGTTCATTCAAGGCGTCAAACCCTGCGTGGGCCAGGCGGTCAAGAATTCGGACGGCAGCTACAAACGCGATGCGAGCGGTCAATTGACTTACTCATTGGTGGCCTATTCGGTGGCGTATGGCTGCACCGCGCCGAACTTTGTCATCCGCGAACCGTTCACCACACGCACGACGGCGATCCGCGATCCGCGCATTCGCCGCCCCGCGTTCGAGCAGTTCGATCTGAATTTGGCCAAGACCTTCCGCATCACCGAAAAGATGCGCTTCCAATTCCGTGCCGAGGCGTTCAACATTTTCAATACACCGATGTATGACGAACGCACGTACACCACCGATCCGAACAGCACCGAGTTCGGTTCGATCAACAAGGCCACCAACGGGCAATCGAACTTCCCGCGTTTCTGGCAACTCGGATTCAAGTTCCTGTTCTAG
- a CDS encoding cellulase family glycosylhydrolase, protein MDFRALLWRFRHTLVVVCAVLALVTWQGLPVSQAAGEGYWHTSGNQILDSNNQPVRIAGINWFGMETSSFAPHGLWTRGYKPMLDQIKALGYNTLRLPYCNQLFDAGSTPNGIDFSQNTDLIGLNGAQIMDKLVAYCGQIGLRIILDRHRPDAGGQSELWYTAAYSETRWLNDWTALAARYNNNPTVVGADLHNEPHGNACWGCGDVNRDWRLAAERAGNAILAVNPNWLILVEGVESYNGDFFWWGGNLMGAGSAPVRLNVANRLVYAPHDYPASVYPQTYFSAPDYPNNLPGIWDAHWGYLHKNNIAPVLLGEFGTKLQTASDQLWLDNLVSYLGTGVNGINWTFWCWNPNSGDTGGILNDDWQTINFAKHNKLVPIQYSLTGGNPTPTPTPTPLATPTPTPVATPTPSPTPSGAACSVSYVVTSQWGNGFNADVTITNRTGVTLNGWQLTWTFAGNQQFVNVWNGVGSQTGQAARVSNAGWNGAVAHNGTVAFGLQASFSGSNAIPTAFALNSIACNGGPAPTPTPTPTPLPTPTPTPMPTPTPTPVPTPTPTPVPTPTPPPVPTPTPGSAACYVTYTVRDQWQTGFVVDVLVENRTGATINGWQLAWSFAGNQQITNLWNGVLNQTATAVRVNDAGWNKNIANGGMAGFGFQANYNGSNPLPANFTLNGLACTRR, encoded by the coding sequence ATGGATTTTCGTGCTCTGCTTTGGCGTTTTCGCCACACGCTGGTCGTTGTGTGCGCCGTGCTGGCGCTGGTCACTTGGCAAGGGCTGCCGGTTTCGCAGGCGGCGGGCGAGGGGTACTGGCACACCAGCGGCAATCAGATACTCGACAGCAACAATCAACCCGTGCGCATCGCGGGCATCAATTGGTTTGGGATGGAGACGTCCAGCTTCGCACCGCACGGGCTGTGGACGCGCGGTTATAAACCGATGCTCGATCAGATCAAGGCGCTCGGTTACAACACGCTGCGCCTGCCGTATTGCAATCAACTCTTCGACGCGGGCAGCACGCCCAATGGGATTGATTTCAGTCAGAACACTGACTTGATCGGCTTGAATGGCGCGCAAATTATGGACAAGCTCGTCGCGTATTGCGGCCAAATCGGCCTGCGCATCATCCTTGACCGGCATCGTCCTGACGCGGGTGGGCAGTCTGAACTCTGGTACACGGCAGCCTATAGCGAAACGCGCTGGCTCAACGATTGGACGGCGTTAGCTGCGCGGTACAACAACAATCCGACCGTCGTCGGTGCCGATTTGCACAACGAACCGCACGGCAATGCCTGCTGGGGTTGTGGCGATGTGAATCGTGATTGGCGACTCGCCGCCGAACGCGCGGGCAATGCGATTCTGGCGGTCAATCCCAACTGGCTGATCCTGGTCGAAGGCGTCGAAAGCTACAACGGCGATTTCTTCTGGTGGGGCGGCAATCTGATGGGGGCGGGCAGTGCGCCGGTGCGCTTGAATGTCGCCAATCGGCTGGTCTATGCGCCGCACGATTACCCGGCCTCGGTCTATCCGCAAACGTATTTCAGCGCGCCGGATTATCCGAACAACCTGCCTGGAATCTGGGATGCGCATTGGGGTTACTTGCACAAAAACAACATTGCACCAGTGCTGCTTGGCGAATTCGGCACGAAGCTGCAAACGGCGTCAGATCAACTGTGGCTGGATAACCTGGTGAGCTATCTGGGCACGGGCGTGAACGGCATTAACTGGACGTTCTGGTGTTGGAATCCAAATTCGGGTGACACCGGCGGTATCCTCAATGATGACTGGCAGACGATCAATTTTGCCAAACATAACAAGCTGGTGCCGATTCAGTATTCGTTGACCGGCGGCAATCCCACGCCGACACCCACGCCAACGCCGCTGGCAACACCAACACCGACGCCGGTTGCCACGCCTACACCGTCGCCCACGCCAAGCGGCGCGGCCTGCTCGGTCAGTTACGTCGTGACAAGTCAGTGGGGCAACGGCTTCAACGCCGATGTCACGATCACCAATCGCACGGGCGTGACACTGAATGGCTGGCAATTAACGTGGACGTTCGCAGGCAACCAACAATTCGTGAATGTCTGGAACGGCGTCGGCAGCCAAACCGGTCAAGCTGCCCGCGTCAGCAATGCCGGTTGGAACGGCGCGGTCGCCCATAACGGCACGGTGGCCTTCGGCCTCCAGGCCAGTTTCAGCGGCAGCAATGCCATCCCCACGGCGTTTGCGTTGAATAGCATCGCCTGTAACGGCGGCCCTGCGCCAACACCGACGCCAACTCCCACGCCGTTACCAACGCCGACACCGACTCCCATGCCAACGCCTACGCCAACCCCTGTGCCGACGCCCACACCGACGCCGGTTCCGACACCAACGCCACCCCCCGTACCGACGCCCACACCTGGCAGCGCCGCGTGTTATGTGACGTACACGGTGCGGGATCAGTGGCAAACCGGGTTCGTCGTAGATGTGCTGGTAGAAAACCGGACGGGCGCGACGATCAATGGCTGGCAACTCGCGTGGTCGTTCGCGGGCAATCAGCAGATCACCAATCTTTGGAATGGAGTGTTGAATCAGACGGCGACGGCAGTGCGCGTCAATGATGCGGGCTGGAATAAGAACATTGCGAATGGCGGCATGGCTGGGTTTGGCTTCCAGGCCAATTACAACGGCAGCAATCCGCTGCCTGCCAACTTCACCTTGAATGGCCTGGCCTGCACTCGCAGATAA
- a CDS encoding threonine/serine dehydratase yields the protein MITAQATLTAAARIQPVIRTTPTDYSRALSELTGCHVWLKLEHLQHTGSFKLRGAANKLLSLSAEERARGVITASNGNHGIAVCYAARQLGVPVRVFMRNGVPELRVALIRALGGEPVFFGDDSLKAEMQARTVAGQRGQVFISPYNDAEVIAGQGTIGVELAEQLETLDAVFVAVGGGGLIAGIATYLKEVRPKVKIVGCWPENSPVLYECLKAGRIFDVPELPTLSDSTAGGVEPDALTFEPCQRLLDEHVLVSEDEIKHAMRLVLEKERWVIEGAAGVAVAALLKSAERFRGQHVVAVLCGRNIAAERLRELW from the coding sequence ATGATTACTGCCCAAGCTACCCTTACCGCCGCCGCCCGCATTCAACCTGTCATCCGCACGACGCCGACTGATTATTCGCGGGCGTTGAGCGAACTGACCGGTTGCCACGTCTGGCTCAAGCTCGAACACCTGCAACACACCGGTTCCTTCAAGCTGCGCGGCGCAGCGAACAAACTACTTTCACTGTCGGCGGAAGAACGCGCGCGCGGCGTTATCACGGCGTCCAATGGCAATCACGGCATCGCGGTTTGTTACGCGGCACGGCAATTGGGTGTGCCGGTGCGGGTGTTCATGCGCAACGGCGTGCCGGAACTGCGTGTGGCGCTGATTCGCGCACTGGGCGGGGAGCCGGTCTTCTTTGGCGATGATTCATTGAAAGCAGAAATGCAGGCGCGCACCGTCGCGGGGCAGCGCGGCCAAGTTTTTATCTCGCCTTACAACGACGCCGAGGTCATCGCGGGGCAGGGAACAATTGGCGTTGAACTCGCCGAACAGCTTGAAACGCTGGACGCTGTTTTCGTGGCCGTGGGCGGCGGCGGCTTGATCGCGGGGATTGCGACGTATCTGAAAGAGGTCAGACCAAAGGTCAAGATCGTCGGCTGCTGGCCGGAAAATTCGCCGGTGTTGTACGAATGTTTGAAAGCCGGGCGCATCTTTGATGTACCGGAGTTGCCGACGCTTTCAGACAGCACGGCGGGTGGCGTCGAACCTGATGCGCTGACCTTCGAGCCTTGCCAGCGTTTGCTGGATGAACATGTTTTGGTGAGCGAAGACGAAATTAAACATGCGATGCGGCTGGTGCTGGAGAAGGAACGCTGGGTCATCGAGGGCGCGGCGGGCGTGGCCGTTGCGGCGCTGTTAAAGTCGGCGGAGCGGTTTCGCGGTCAGCACGTGGTGGCGGTGTTGTGCGGGCGCAATATCGCGGCGGAACGTTTGCGGGAGTTGTGGTGA
- a CDS encoding L,D-transpeptidase family protein, translating into MTNERFALLTTSVLFSLLPITAAVLVAYANWRGGEVLPADAQADAALVLKAEHKLQLLQNGRVLKTYRIALGQNPIGHKLQEGDERTPEGRYTLDFRNPRSLAHRALHISYPNAADKAQALARGVSPGGAVMIHGLPNKVWWIGRLHRWMDWTDGCIGVTNAEMDEIWQAVPVGTPIEIRP; encoded by the coding sequence ATGACCAACGAACGCTTTGCTTTGCTCACCACCAGCGTACTGTTTAGCCTGCTACCCATCACGGCTGCTGTTTTGGTTGCTTATGCAAACTGGCGCGGCGGTGAGGTCTTGCCCGCTGATGCCCAGGCCGATGCCGCGCTGGTGCTCAAAGCCGAACACAAGCTGCAATTGTTGCAGAATGGGCGGGTGCTCAAAACCTATCGCATCGCGCTGGGACAAAATCCGATTGGGCACAAGCTGCAAGAAGGCGATGAGCGCACGCCCGAAGGCCGCTACACGTTGGACTTTCGCAATCCGCGTAGCCTTGCACATCGCGCCCTGCACATCTCTTATCCAAACGCAGCCGACAAGGCCCAGGCCCTGGCGCGCGGCGTTTCGCCCGGTGGGGCGGTGATGATTCACGGCTTGCCGAACAAGGTTTGGTGGATAGGCCGCCTGCATCGCTGGATGGATTGGACGGACGGTTGCATCGGCGTGACGAATGCCGAGATGGATGAGATTTGGCAGGCGGTGCCGGTGGGGACGCCGATTGAGATTCGACCTTGA
- a CDS encoding IPT/TIG domain-containing protein: MWQAPVLEQVTRGGSYDLRWLFKDGNGGATVDLYYDMTGSGFAGTAIVTGLNATNGEMIYNWDVGALPDGLYYVYARFRNGEFSDAVYGGSVRKLTDTDGDGMPDAWETANGLNPNSDAAAYLEPDGDGPSNLDEYISNTNPRAADTDGGGESDRSEVTNGRDPLAQADDVTGVTVLAASPAQGDSRGGDQVMIVGSGFRTGATVSFGNVAATGVTFINSTKLLVTTPAGNIGKVESGEWRQRERRVCRQQRDVHCCG; the protein is encoded by the coding sequence GTGTGGCAAGCGCCCGTGTTGGAACAGGTGACGCGCGGTGGCAGTTACGACTTGCGCTGGCTGTTCAAAGACGGCAACGGCGGCGCGACGGTGGATTTGTACTACGACATGACGGGCAGTGGGTTTGCGGGGACGGCGATTGTGACGGGGTTGAACGCGACGAATGGCGAGATGATCTACAACTGGGATGTGGGCGCGTTGCCGGATGGGTTGTATTACGTCTATGCGCGGTTCAGGAACGGTGAGTTTTCAGATGCGGTCTACGGCGGCAGTGTGCGCAAGCTGACGGACACGGATGGTGACGGAATGCCGGATGCGTGGGAGACAGCGAATGGTCTGAATCCGAACAGCGACGCCGCTGCCTATCTCGAACCCGATGGGGATGGGCCATCGAATTTGGACGAGTACATCAGCAACACCAATCCACGCGCAGCGGATACGGACGGCGGCGGCGAAAGCGATCGGTCGGAAGTGACGAATGGGCGCGACCCGTTGGCGCAGGCGGATGACGTGACAGGCGTGACGGTGCTGGCGGCCAGTCCGGCGCAAGGCGACAGCCGGGGCGGCGACCAGGTGATGATCGTGGGCAGCGGCTTCCGCACTGGTGCGACGGTGAGTTTCGGCAATGTAGCCGCGACAGGCGTGACGTTTATCAACAGTACGAAGCTGCTGGTGACGACTCCGGCGGGCAACATCGGCAAGGTCGAATCCGGCGAATGGCGGCAGCGTGAACGGCGCGTCTGTAGGCAGCAACGCGACGTTCACTGCTGTGGCTAG
- a CDS encoding Gfo/Idh/MocA family oxidoreductase yields MTDKTRRKFLQASVKAGVTGALAVTSAEAASYNKIQGANDRIRLGLIGCGGQGGSDLMKALQVPKTECVALCDVDDAQTAKQLKTVTERAGQTPALLTRDFRRLIEDKNIDAVIVGTPDHWHALPTIMACQAGKDVYVEKPLATTIAEGRAMVEAARRYKRVVQVGTMLRSSAFHQEAMAYVQSGKLGKIRMVRGWAYLNWVKSLPAVADEAAPASVDYDMWLGPAPKRAFNRNRFHFNFRWFWDYAGGLTTDWGAHQMDIAAWGMQSGAPQNAMAAGGKFGYPEDAQEIPDTLQALWTYPGYTMVWEHAVFVGRGPEAREHGVAFHGNNGVLVIDRGGWEVFPESERGKDRKDFYRMTGEPRATPRNEDPGLEHARNFLDCMRTRQRPAADIEIGFNSILPSHLANIAYRTGRTVAWDGKQIVNDAEAQRLVARAYRAPWQLPV; encoded by the coding sequence ATGACCGACAAGACCCGCCGCAAATTTCTGCAAGCTTCGGTCAAGGCAGGCGTGACTGGCGCATTGGCCGTGACCTCGGCGGAAGCCGCTTCTTACAACAAGATTCAAGGCGCGAATGACCGCATCCGCCTCGGCCTGATCGGCTGCGGCGGTCAGGGCGGCAGCGATTTGATGAAGGCCTTGCAAGTGCCCAAGACCGAATGCGTCGCCTTGTGCGATGTTGACGATGCGCAAACGGCCAAACAGTTAAAGACCGTCACCGAACGCGCCGGGCAAACGCCAGCCTTGCTCACGCGCGACTTTCGCCGCTTGATCGAAGATAAAAACATAGACGCCGTCATCGTCGGCACGCCCGATCATTGGCACGCGCTGCCCACGATCATGGCCTGTCAGGCGGGCAAGGATGTTTATGTCGAGAAGCCGCTCGCCACCACGATTGCCGAAGGCCGCGCGATGGTCGAGGCCGCGCGCCGCTACAAGCGCGTCGTACAGGTCGGCACGATGCTGCGCAGTTCGGCCTTTCATCAGGAAGCGATGGCCTATGTGCAAAGCGGCAAACTCGGCAAGATTCGCATGGTGCGCGGCTGGGCCTATTTGAATTGGGTGAAGAGCCTGCCGGCCGTGGCGGATGAAGCTGCGCCCGCGTCGGTGGATTACGACATGTGGTTGGGGCCCGCGCCGAAACGCGCGTTCAATCGCAATCGCTTTCATTTCAACTTCCGCTGGTTTTGGGATTACGCGGGCGGGCTGACGACCGATTGGGGCGCGCATCAGATGGATATTGCCGCGTGGGGCATGCAAAGCGGTGCGCCGCAAAACGCAATGGCGGCGGGCGGCAAGTTTGGGTACCCAGAGGACGCGCAAGAGATTCCCGATACCTTGCAAGCATTGTGGACCTATCCCGGCTACACGATGGTGTGGGAACACGCCGTCTTTGTCGGACGCGGCCCCGAAGCGCGCGAACACGGCGTGGCCTTTCACGGCAACAATGGCGTACTGGTGATTGATCGCGGCGGTTGGGAAGTCTTCCCCGAATCGGAGCGCGGCAAAGACCGCAAGGATTTCTATCGTATGACCGGCGAGCCGCGCGCAACGCCGCGCAACGAAGACCCCGGCTTGGAACACGCGCGCAACTTTCTGGATTGCATGCGCACGCGCCAGCGCCCGGCGGCGGACATTGAGATTGGTTTCAATTCGATCCTGCCCTCGCATCTGGCGAATATCGCTTATCGCACGGGTCGCACGGTCGCTTGGGATGGCAAGCAGATCGTGAATGATGCCGAAGCACAACGCTTGGTCGCGCGCGCATACCGCGCACCCTGGCAATTGCCGGTCTAA